A region of Streptomyces sp. TG1A-60 DNA encodes the following proteins:
- a CDS encoding amidohydrolase family protein: MIETPSLVDQYCHGVLRTELGLGTFEAHLAHSEGPPAPGTTFFDTQTGFAVRRWCPPLLGLEPHCPPARYLARRRELGVLEAGRRLLRGSGITTYLVDTGRPGDLTGPSEMASGADADAHEIVRLELLAEQVADTSGTVESFLANLAESVHAAAANAVAFASVAGVRHGLALVPEPPGPGEVRGAAGRWLAHRPVGGALTDPVLLRHLLWIAVASGRPLQLHAGLGEPGLRIDRTDPVLLTDFVRVTAGLGTDLVLLHGYPYHRHAAHLAGVFPHVYADLGAELVRTGARAAAVLAEVLELAPFGKLLFSSGAHGLPELHVVGARLFREALARVLGTWVAEGAWSPADAQRVAGLIAAGNARRVYGLE; this comes from the coding sequence ATGATCGAAACACCGTCCCTCGTGGACCAGTACTGCCACGGCGTGCTGAGGACGGAGCTGGGCCTCGGCACCTTCGAGGCCCACCTCGCCCACAGCGAGGGCCCGCCGGCGCCCGGCACCACCTTCTTCGACACCCAGACGGGCTTCGCGGTACGCCGCTGGTGCCCGCCCCTGCTGGGCCTGGAGCCGCACTGCCCACCGGCCCGCTATCTCGCCCGGCGCCGCGAACTGGGCGTCCTGGAGGCGGGCCGCAGACTCCTGCGGGGCAGCGGCATCACCACCTACCTCGTCGACACCGGGCGGCCCGGCGACCTCACCGGCCCGAGCGAGATGGCCTCCGGCGCGGACGCGGACGCACACGAGATCGTCCGTCTCGAACTCCTCGCCGAACAGGTCGCCGACACCTCCGGCACCGTGGAGTCGTTCCTGGCCAACCTCGCCGAGTCGGTGCACGCGGCGGCGGCGAACGCGGTCGCCTTCGCGTCGGTGGCGGGCGTACGGCACGGCCTGGCGCTCGTGCCCGAACCACCCGGCCCGGGGGAGGTGCGGGGCGCGGCGGGGCGCTGGCTCGCGCACCGGCCGGTCGGCGGGGCGCTCACCGACCCGGTCCTCCTGCGCCATCTGCTGTGGATCGCGGTCGCCTCCGGCCGCCCCCTCCAGCTCCACGCCGGGCTCGGCGAACCGGGCCTGCGCATCGACCGTACGGACCCCGTCCTGCTCACCGACTTCGTCCGCGTGACGGCGGGCCTCGGCACGGATCTGGTCCTGCTGCACGGTTACCCGTACCACCGCCACGCGGCCCACCTCGCCGGCGTCTTCCCGCACGTCTACGCCGACCTGGGCGCCGAACTCGTCCGTACCGGTGCCCGCGCCGCCGCCGTACTCGCCGAGGTCCTCGAACTGGCCCCCTTCGGCAAGCTCCTCTTCTCCAGCGGTGCCCACGGTCTGCCCGAGCTGCATGTGGTCGGGGCCCGGCTGTTCCGCGAGGCGCTGGCGCGGGTGCTGGGGACCTGGGTGGCGGAGGGCGCCTGGTCGCCGGCGGACGCGCAGCGCGTGGCGGGGCTGATCGCGGCGGGCAACGCGCGGCGGGTGTACGGGCTGGAGTGA